Within Dermacentor albipictus isolate Rhodes 1998 colony chromosome 3, USDA_Dalb.pri_finalv2, whole genome shotgun sequence, the genomic segment GCCGCTAAGAGCAGCAAATATAACGCCTCTCGAGAGCAACGCTAACGCTCCTACTACTGCAACGGCAAGCGGCAACTCAGCGAGAGATGCCTTTTCTTCCAGGGCCTCGAACGACAAGAATTTACGGCCGCGCTCCCAAGAGCGGCACGCCCCTTCTGAGGCGCCACCTTTTGCAATTAAAAGCCGTGCTTCATCAGAACCACTATTAAATGCCGATAAGTCACGCCACGACCGTCCATGTGGAAAGGCAAGCTCCGCGGGATCTGTGCGCGTGAAACAGCCCAGTCCTGCCACGAGTGCTGCCAATGCCTCCGTCGGCGATCGGACGTGGACGCTAGCGTCTCAAGCGCGAACATTCATCAGATCCCGAGAACCGTCGCCTGTGAGACGTTCTACGGCTGTTCTTGAAACGTCGAAGCGAAGCTGTTCCTTCTCGCTGGACACGGAGCGCATCATCGAGTTGCAGAACATGACGAACGAGGCAGCCATCCGCGATATGATACGACGGATCGAGCACTCCATGACCCTCCCCGTGAGCCGCGTAGAAGCTGCGGAGTCCACAACTACAACCACCATAACGTTGCCGGTCGAGCCTCCGAAGAACACGTCCACGTTCGAGGAGACGCTGTCCCAGGCCACGAAAGTCACTACCACCGACACAGGAACGCGTGTAACTAGTACCGACACTTCTCGCACCACGCGCAGAAAGAAAGATATGAAAGTTCGCGCACCTGCCAGTGGGCTCAGAGTGACTTCCGGCTTCACTAGCGAAAGCACACAGGCACGGTCGGAAACGTCGAACTCGATGAGTGAGTACCTTTTGTTTATACCTTTTCACATCGCTATCCGAGCATGCCCGCATATACTCAACAACTATCTCGTTTTTGTTACTGCTATGACTTTCGTTTTCGTAATGTCGTAACAACGCTCCCTAAGGACCAAAAAAATCGATCCGCTGAAGCTTCTGCAAACTGAAGTTGCGTCAGATTGAAAATATCAAAGCACATATCGTAAAATTACTCCAAATGACTGAACACTCGTTGTCGGTTTGACATATATATACGAATGATGTCCAATTTGCATTTCACAGCACCTTACGGTTCCTTGAAAGCTTTCACCGTTGAAGCTGTTCAACTAATTGGTAAGGTTGATGCTCTCGCAGGTGAACAGAATAGGCTCATGATTTTTGGCCGTAAAGCAGCCGCTCACTTAGAATTTTGTCGCTCCTATAGATATAACGACGTATTTTGTTCAACGCGGGCAGGTAGGCTACCTACCAGCCCACGTAGGCGCTTGCCTAGGTAGGCTGTTTATTTAGACAACACGAAACATAACTTTCATTTGACAAGGAATATGTATACCTGTGAAACAGCTTTAGACTTTTCAAGCAAATGGACCCCCGATTTCCGCCTCCCACTTCTCGCATAATTTCAAATTTTCATCGTCCTTATGTCAGCAGGTCGTACAACTGGGCATTCCACCAATGCAACGACATCAAGCAAAGCCGAAAGCAGCAGCTCCACGGGTGAAACGGAAACCGGCTGGCGTACTTTGTACCTCCTGTGTCAAATCGTGCCCCTGGCTGCACTGGTTTTCCTCCTGCTGGCGATAGTCATCTTGCTTCCGCGCTTGAATCGTACTCAGGGTTCGTTGGCGCGCTCGGGACTAGAGCTGCGTGACTGGTCCAGTGTGTGTGACAACCCGACCTGCGACAGAGCCCTCGCCTCGCTGATGGAGCCCATGGATACGAACGTGTCCCCGTGCGATGACCTTTACAGGTTTGGCTCATATATTGACATGTCGAATAATGACTCGTCTTTCATTTTCGAATTctcaggttttacgtgccaaatcgacaatatgattatgaggcacgccgtaattgGGGAACTCCGGTTTAACTTTGACCCCATGGAGTTCCTTACGGTGCACCGAATGCATGGTACGCggacgcttttgcatttcgcccacatcgaaatgtcCAACTTTGTTAGCGGCTGTCTATGGCGCGGCTTAGCACAGCCGCACAGgccctgtcttgaaagccatctgcggtGCAGAGCCTAGGGGCCCCGAGGGCTCAAGGCTTCATGTGCGCTTTGTTCTCGTCGCTTatttcgcgctgaagcgagaggaagcacgaagggcacttcgctcgctgttgctgctgctgctcttcctgGCGCCAGCGATTGTTTTCGCAGCAAGTGTCCGCGATCATAGATTAAGATATGTGTTGATGTTTTCCtatgcgtgcgtgacaccatgcttgttaatctaGTTCGTAAACAAGCGTTTACAAGTTTATTctgccgataaatctactatccttacttcgtctAGCTGtcgaatttgctatcgcaatggatgcttcacctttcgggcaaaagtgcggcatttttttctttttttttactttttcacaCACCTTGATGTTTGATTTTCACCACACCGTTGTTTCAGTGCTAGTATCCGGGCCAGTCCTGTTCCTTTAGCCTTATTTATCTGACCCACTGCTGGAGTCTCCAGTGCTTCCCGTCTCATGACAAAAATTATTATCGTTGCCGCCATCAGCCACCCAAGGCTCCATACTTCAAGCCTGCCTGCCTTAAATATATGCATTGCATTCATCTAATAAAGTTCTGGCAAACGTCGAACATCTGGAGCGCTCttgaaagatttaaaaaaaactaaacatCTATTTTCTTTTCTATTCCCATCTTTATATGCAGGCACATGTGTGGTCGATGGCGGGCTGTAAATCCGAGGCGTCGCAGCTACGCCGCCGAGAACCATCACAACTTCCTCGTGACCATTCACCGCAGATTGTCAGGCTTGTCACTCGACTCTGGCAGGAGCGGTACTGACGTGCCGCCGGCTCGTGGTGGCTGCGACTTGCGCACTAGAATGATAGCCGTCTTCTACGCGAGCTGCCTTCGCTTCGGGCGTCGACCATCTATGCCGTCTCTACAGGCTGCGCTCTCTGGGGTGAGCAGTCCTTCATAGCTAAGAGACTGAGCGTAGTGATCTGCGGATTGCGGCAAATATGGGCGTAAACTATATAATGAATTATCCCTAAAAATTGTATCAATGTACGTTTTCTCCTTATGAAAACGTTATTCCAAGCTTTCCGTTCTTCCCATACAGGGTCTCATATTGTCGACCAATGACACCAATGAGACCAATTAAACGAGATATTATTGTGTAGAAGTCTCGCATATCGCTGCCTACATAGAGTGACCTGAAACTCTACTTATAGGGAACTCGGTGCTTTGCGTAGCACACAGAACGGGCAACGGGGTCTGACACATTACCATACACGGGTGTCTACTAAAACTGCTCGTTAAGCACCCAAGAAAGAAGGTAACACTCAGTTTTCTCCCACACATGTATGTTTACAGATTGGTATTGACGCTGCAGCGTGGCTGAGTTCAAGAAATTCCCAGGAGTTGTTGGCTCGTGTCGTAGCTGCTTGCCTTCGCAGTGGCGTGGCTTCCGTGATAAGAGTCCGAAGGAGCCCAGATGGGCACAGTATATTTATTGAAGTCGGCGAGACCCTCAAACACAGCCTGGCCAACGGCGAGGACGAGGATGGCGATGACGTCGCAACCGGGCGCCCTCGATGGTTCGTGGAAAAGGCACTTCAGGAACTTCAGCTGGACGTGCATTGGTCTAAGGTGGCCGAACTGGACGGCTTCGTCGACAGCACCCGAAGAAAGCTCGGTGGCGGGCTTCTTTCGGAGCCATTTAGAAACGTCCAAGACCAGCAGCTGCCTCGTAAGCTGGCCGAACTGCACTGGCACACTTTCCTAGAACCAGACCTGCGAAACCAGACATTCTTCGACTCGAGTGGCGTACGTATTTAGGCCTGCATCCGCAAAAATATCTTGTGCTAGAATTGCTCGTGAGAGCAAATTTCAGGAAAGTTCTGACGCCGAACATATTATTAGCAAAGGCGACCGGCCCGTGGCGAACGACACATACGAACAAGacgctttgtgaatttggcccgcGTTTTGTACCTCGGCCTGAGGCTCCTTATGATtcaaaacagcttcgctgtttgtAATCATAAGGGAAAATGGGAGCACAAATTTCCAGCTGTAAAGGTACCATTCTCAACACTTTCAAGCATGGTGACTATATAACTCCCTGCTAGTCTTTAGTTTTTGCCACCAACCAGCGCTTAATTAACCTTAATGTTCCTGATTTAATACAGTACAAACCATTTACTCCTCCCTGGAAACTCGTGGTGAGAAAGATTTTCGCTAGCTTCACGACAGTCTCGGAGCCTGTCGTGCAATTATGATGTTGTTTAGTAGCATTCGCTACATAATTGCTAATAGCGCAAAAAACGCTGGACAAGAAAACGGATGCAGAAATGCGCAAGTGTGGCGCATTCTCGTGTAATAAAAtttgagggggggaggggaggggagggttCCCCCCATTCTTCGGTATCCCATACTTTTCGCCGCTATTTACAATTATTCCTGAAACTTAGAATCGGAGCTTACACTTGTGCCTATACATCTTGATAGGGTCCAAGAAATTTGTCATTCTACGTGCGCGGCCTCATCGAAGTGGGAGAAGTCATACGCGCGTTGGGCGACTCGACGGAACCGGATGTGGCCAACCTGTACACGCTCCTTGTGCCGGCGGCCCAACTGTTCGCCTACGTCCGACCATGGCTGGTTCCCAGGAAGAACCGCGAAGACAGAGTCATCCCTGCCTGCCTTCGTGCAACGGAGCGCTGCTTTGCTTCGGAATTCTCCTCGCTGGTAGCAGCCTGGACTGAGTCTGCGCGGGCCCGGATGTACTtcggcgacatggtgtcagcgctCAGGAGCGCCCTCACGATTTCGGTTCCTGACCAAGACAACCTGGCAGTAAACGGCACCCATGCGCATGTTCCCTTCAAAGTCGACACCATCCGTAAGTTGTGCAGCGGTATCATCATTTTAAAACTACATTTATCACATTCTTATCTGCTTAATTGGTCCTATGAACACACAATCCGCAATATCTTCCTTTCATAAAAACTTTTCTTCGTTCATTGGCAGAGTCTTCGCTAATGTGCGTTCGTTATCATGATTGACCGGCGTTTACCTTTATTCAGAACGATTCAGCGTACGAACTACGTCTTGAATAAGGGTCAAGTTTTACAGCTCCTGAGAAATGGGCGCAGGCAAAAATAATTAGCACTAACACGTCTGTACCATGTCTCCCAACTCGTGCTCTGGCTAATCTATTTTTGGTTACTTTCGCAGCCGAGCGACGCAAAAGCGAGTTTGCATGCCGCAAGGAAAGCCTGTCTCCGCCGTTCCTCTCCACCGACGACTTTGTTGGCAACGTTGTCCTTATGTTCAAAGAGGACAGGTTCATCAACGCTGAGCCTCCCCGTGCAGTCGTGGCAGAGGTGACGAAAGACGGAACGTTCCAACTTCACAGTAGCCTCGGCTTCTCTTTATGGGCAAGCGAACACACGGTATTCGTACCTCCGCTGTACCTATCCGGAGACCTGCTGCACGCCGAAGCCTCGGAGCCCAGCCTAAACGTGCCTACGGTCGGTGTGCCCGTCCTGATTTCGTGGGCGCGCTCGGTAATAGCGCGTAGGGACCACTGGTCGGCGACGGCTGCATCGTACGGTAACTGCGTGCGAAAGAACCACCCTCTGGATCACGCATTGAGCGACAGGGCCTCCGACGAGGTGTTGCTAACGAACGCGCTGCTGGCGCCTTGGGCCGTCAGGGTTGCGTTGAATGCAACAGCCGTGATGGCTAGGAAAGTGCGCGGAGCTTCCGGTCATCGCGAAGCGAGTTCGTTGTCGTCGAATTCAACGGTCGTGCCCAGAGACTCGAACGACAAGGCGAGGACGCAGGTCTTTTTCGGGAGACTATGCCTGATGAAGTGCGGTGACCCGATAGGTGCGTCGGCTTGCAGTTACGCGACCGTGCATTCTCCAGAATTCGCGGAGGCCTTCGGCTGCCCGAAGCACCGGGAACCATCCGAACATCATCCCTGCACCGACATTCTGAGCAGCCTAGCTGCTACACTGGCATCAATTTCCAGCATTCCCAGCAATGACTCTCTAACTTAGAGAATCTGAGTGAAGGGGAACGCTTTTGAATATTTTGAGTCCCGTGTGCTGTTATTCATTTAACATTAGGTGTGTAGTTCCAGCTCAAGATACCTCTGTTACTTAAATCGGTATTGTGCCTCATATAGGGGATCGCATGGTAAAGTTCCCTTTTGCGTGATTTTTTTACACAGAAAAGTCGAGTTGCCTCCAAGAACATTGATAGTGAAATTTTGTTGTTAACGACAATTTTCTATGGAAATCAACTATAGGCTGCTGCTTTATGATTTTCAAAGAACGTTTCCCCGTTCGTAATTCTTGTTGCGCATTTAGCTCATGATTATACTGACAGAGGTGCACGAGCCTTCGCAGATGGTATTCCAAAATGCGAAGCCATATCGCCGACTTTGGCACTGCTGCAACAAATCTATTTCTTTCATCTTTGCCTAATCCTCAAACGCTCGTCTGTCTTATTTTGGAATAAATCGCGCACTTATGAGTCCCACAGAAGCACACTGAGAAACTATCGAGCATTCTATTGAAACCAAGGTACTGTGTTTTTATTTAGCCTCTCAGGTTCCTAAAGCACATTACGAGCATACAGCGAAACACATTAAACTAGTTAGAACCGCATAGTCTACATACTGCATGCAACTTTTGTATGTTTGCTTGCGACGCAATTTCGTGCGCTTGGCTTTGAAAAAAGGAACCAAATGCAtacagatggatggatgaatgcaaAACTGTAGTGAAAgccctgaggtacgcgactcagcgcgctgcgggccgctcccacgttgggacagtaaggccatgcccgaccgccgcatcgtgggccctctggatagcccatagttgcgccccggcatcggggttCTTGAATCAGATAGCTACAGAAGGAAAGTATGGCATATGCTGGGGCAACTACAGCTCGCTCACAATTGttaggttgttgttgttgttgttgttgttgttgttgttgttgttgttgttgttgttgttgttgttgttgttgttcccaaTACCACTTGTCTTTGTTCTTTGTACGCCATCGCGGCTGCTTCTAAAGCGCTAGGCAATCGCAAAACGACAAGGCGCGTCTCAGGCCTCTCGGGCCCGGCACGCATCCGCGTCTCGTGCTGCAACCATTAGCGCAGTGTTTCGCCTTACGTAGATGTAAACCATCATTCACTCTGCCAACTTTCTTAACCTAATGCATGCGctaccactgaaaaaaaaataacttgtgTAAGACCAACGTTCGTAATCTATTAACGTCTTTGTAAAGTTATAAGTTACTTATTAACGTAAAAGATTGGATTagtgcagtaaaacacgttggtggggctagttggtgcatagctttcaatagatgaagcaccaaaagtgacggcacacaagaagaaatacagacaggacaaggcgcgaCTGTGTGATTCAAAgcatattcattcattcacaaaactttattagtatcctgaagcccggtcttttcagaccgaggcgggccgcgtccacgtcggcaccgccaggccgaaccttatggcgtcatcgtggaccctctggacagcccatagctgatcttgatatgaagagcttgatatcatcttgtgccagtaaagccatttttcttcggggtcggcgagagtcgcgggacagcccgcaaGCATAACAACGCGACTTTTTTTGACGAGGAAACAGATCAATCCGAAATTTTTAATTAGTGTTTCTTTTTAGATTCGAATTATTTTCCTAACTGAGCCGATTCTCGGCCAATCCACCATGGATGGTACGGGCCATTCGTTGAGGGAAAGCTACCAGCCAACAAGAACAAGCGCTTGTACTTCTCTGTTTCATCTGTTTCGTCCTCGTCTCAGACTGTTGCCGCATTAGTAACGTCTAGTAGAGTAGCCTATCTCTCCTATCAAAGTTGCACGAGATTACGCGTATATCTAGACTGGAGACTTCGGTGTTAGCGCAATTTTCATGTGCTTGCCCAACGTGTGAAATGTTTTACTTGCCAACGAACGGCTCTCTAAATATTTGCGAAACGCTGTGAACTGGCATAATTAGAAGACGAGGAAGAAGTCCAGTCAGTGTCAACCGTGCGCGCGTGTCTTCACTTCTAGTCTGAGAGACAAAGAAGAAGGGCCAATCCTGGAACCTGTCGTCGATCATCTCGGCTGAGACATGAGTGCATCATCGCCGCCTGATGCCACCGGTAAGAGTTGCTGGAACGTTAAATCGTACTCGGCTGCAAGTGTCGTGCACCGAAATTCTCGTATTCAACTAAAGCTTATAGGTAACTGAGAACACTCCGGTGAGTTCTCTCCTGATGCGTTGCGAAGCAACCCCAGCGTTCCTTCCTGCACGTCCACTTatagctaaacatttcgacagaattgcctgtctggttgggaaattgattagaacttgagactgactccaaccaaataactgaattttattagcccgacgtttcggagcccattcggctccttcttcagggggttgttattcggggggtggcggtgtgccgcttttaaagcatcttttttgaagaaaggagggaggggggaacgggaggtggggagacacttcacagacggaaaggtgggggggaacaaaaggaaaggggggtgtgttgttgagcgcttccatggtgctgggatgaccggtgctggggggagtgctcgcgagggtgcccttgatggggggcggggggggggggaggttacagggtcgcgccgacgttctgtgttggtgaaacaagcgggagtctatctggctgtgcgtccttttcttcttttcgtcaggtcgccaaggccatggacatacaccgagggtaggttgcccttcacgcggtttatgttattccccgtattctgaatgtgccatgactccagtagtagtctctttcgccagttcgtttctgtttgaaggatttcagtttccttgaaagcaattttgtggtcggcgtcttgagagtgttcagcgacggcgctgcgaatacggttgaatgtcctgacgtcgttctcgtgctgtctgatcctttcttttagatttttggtttccccgatgtacgacgccggacagtcggcacaactgattttgtagacgacgccttgagctttttctttaggtggacgatcttttggtttagggaggaggatattgaaagtgtttattggtttgtgcgccactttgaggccttctttttttaatattcggctgagcgcttcgctggtacctctgatgtacgggatggacactcgcttctggggttggggagaagtcgacggctgaaggtcccgcattttgcttcttctttttttttgttgtctggttgtttttcgaatgaagtcatctgtgtagccattcctccgaagttcgttgagaaccgttctcttttctttctttagatccgattccgatgaggaatgagtttcggctcgtttgaataaagaatttacaacagatgtCTTGTGGTTTGCcagatggtcggattggaaatgaagatagcggcctgtgtgggttggttttcggtagactgaaaattttaaaatgccgtcttttcgtgtaacttgtacatctaagaatgggagtgatccgttctgttcgcgctcatatgtgtactgtatatccgggtctatggagtttaagtgtttctgcaagttttcgacttggctcgtcttcacgatgcaaaaacaatcatccacgtacctgaggaagacttttggtttcggcgaaaaagtatttaaagctctct encodes:
- the LOC135898729 gene encoding uncharacterized protein isoform X1, translating into MKNATKESSTSDVLGAATAPSVSSGVRKNQSSSTKPRYVATSSSVASPNEVRSSQMVEQRVLEGSEHEHPVLANDPSRVTVPQTICHLTDSEPLRAANITPLESNANAPTTATASGNSARDAFSSRASNDKNLRPRSQERHAPSEAPPFAIKSRASSEPLLNADKSRHDRPCGKASSAGSVRVKQPSPATSAANASVGDRTWTLASQARTFIRSREPSPVRRSTAVLETSKRSCSFSLDTERIIELQNMTNEAAIRDMIRRIEHSMTLPVSRVEAAESTTTTTITLPVEPPKNTSTFEETLSQATKVTTTDTGTRVTSTDTSRTTRRKKDMKVRAPASGLRVTSGFTSESTQARSETSNSMTGRTTGHSTNATTSSKAESSSSTGETETGWRTLYLLCQIVPLAALVFLLLAIVILLPRLNRTQGSLARSGLELRDWSSVCDNPTCDRALASLMEPMDTNVSPCDDLYRHMCGRWRAVNPRRRSYAAENHHNFLVTIHRRLSGLSLDSGRSGTDVPPARGGCDLRTRMIAVFYASCLRFGRRPSMPSLQAALSGIGIDAAAWLSSRNSQELLARVVAACLRSGVASVIRVRRSPDGHSIFIEVGETLKHSLANGEDEDGDDVATGRPRWFVEKALQELQLDVHWSKVAELDGFVDSTRRKLGGGLLSEPFRNVQDQQLPRKLAELHWHTFLEPDLRNQTFFDSSGGPRNLSFYVRGLIEVGEVIRALGDSTEPDVANLYTLLVPAAQLFAYVRPWLVPRKNREDRVIPACLRATERCFASEFSSLVAAWTESARARMYFGDMVSALRSALTISVPDQDNLAVNGTHAHVPFKVDTIPERRKSEFACRKESLSPPFLSTDDFVGNVVLMFKEDRFINAEPPRAVVAEVTKDGTFQLHSSLGFSLWASEHTVFVPPLYLSGDLLHAEASEPSLNVPTVGVPVLISWARSVIARRDHWSATAASYGNCVRKNHPLDHALSDRASDEVLLTNALLAPWAVRVALNATAVMARKVRGASGHREASSLSSNSTVVPRDSNDKARTQVFFGRLCLMKCGDPIGASACSYATVHSPEFAEAFGCPKHREPSEHHPCTDILSSLAATLASISSIPSNDSLT
- the LOC135898729 gene encoding uncharacterized protein isoform X2 encodes the protein MKNATKESSTSDVLGAATAPSVSSGVRKNQSSSTKPRYVATSSSVASPNEVRSSQMVEQRVLEGSEHEHPVLANDPSRVTVPQTICHLTDSEPLRAANITPLESNANAPTTATASGNSARDAFSSRASNDKNLRPRSQERHAPSEAPPFAIKSRASSEPLLNADKSRHDRPCGKASSAGSVRVKQPSPATSAANASVGDRTWTLASQARTFIRSREPSPVRRSTAVLETSKRSCSFSLDTERIIELQNMTNEAAIRDMIRRIEHSMTLPVSRVEAAESTTTTTITLPVEPPKNTSTFEETLSQATKVTTTDTGTRVTSTDTSRTTRRKKDMKVRAPASGLRVTSGFTSESTQARSETSNSMSRTTGHSTNATTSSKAESSSSTGETETGWRTLYLLCQIVPLAALVFLLLAIVILLPRLNRTQGSLARSGLELRDWSSVCDNPTCDRALASLMEPMDTNVSPCDDLYRHMCGRWRAVNPRRRSYAAENHHNFLVTIHRRLSGLSLDSGRSGTDVPPARGGCDLRTRMIAVFYASCLRFGRRPSMPSLQAALSGIGIDAAAWLSSRNSQELLARVVAACLRSGVASVIRVRRSPDGHSIFIEVGETLKHSLANGEDEDGDDVATGRPRWFVEKALQELQLDVHWSKVAELDGFVDSTRRKLGGGLLSEPFRNVQDQQLPRKLAELHWHTFLEPDLRNQTFFDSSGGPRNLSFYVRGLIEVGEVIRALGDSTEPDVANLYTLLVPAAQLFAYVRPWLVPRKNREDRVIPACLRATERCFASEFSSLVAAWTESARARMYFGDMVSALRSALTISVPDQDNLAVNGTHAHVPFKVDTIPERRKSEFACRKESLSPPFLSTDDFVGNVVLMFKEDRFINAEPPRAVVAEVTKDGTFQLHSSLGFSLWASEHTVFVPPLYLSGDLLHAEASEPSLNVPTVGVPVLISWARSVIARRDHWSATAASYGNCVRKNHPLDHALSDRASDEVLLTNALLAPWAVRVALNATAVMARKVRGASGHREASSLSSNSTVVPRDSNDKARTQVFFGRLCLMKCGDPIGASACSYATVHSPEFAEAFGCPKHREPSEHHPCTDILSSLAATLASISSIPSNDSLT
- the LOC135898729 gene encoding uncharacterized protein isoform X3, producing the protein MKNATKESSTSDVLGAATAPSVSSGVRKNQSSSTKPRASNDKNLRPRSQERHAPSEAPPFAIKSRASSEPLLNADKSRHDRPCGKASSAGSVRVKQPSPATSAANASVGDRTWTLASQARTFIRSREPSPVRRSTAVLETSKRSCSFSLDTERIIELQNMTNEAAIRDMIRRIEHSMTLPVSRVEAAESTTTTTITLPVEPPKNTSTFEETLSQATKVTTTDTGTRVTSTDTSRTTRRKKDMKVRAPASGLRVTSGFTSESTQARSETSNSMTGRTTGHSTNATTSSKAESSSSTGETETGWRTLYLLCQIVPLAALVFLLLAIVILLPRLNRTQGSLARSGLELRDWSSVCDNPTCDRALASLMEPMDTNVSPCDDLYRHMCGRWRAVNPRRRSYAAENHHNFLVTIHRRLSGLSLDSGRSGTDVPPARGGCDLRTRMIAVFYASCLRFGRRPSMPSLQAALSGIGIDAAAWLSSRNSQELLARVVAACLRSGVASVIRVRRSPDGHSIFIEVGETLKHSLANGEDEDGDDVATGRPRWFVEKALQELQLDVHWSKVAELDGFVDSTRRKLGGGLLSEPFRNVQDQQLPRKLAELHWHTFLEPDLRNQTFFDSSGGPRNLSFYVRGLIEVGEVIRALGDSTEPDVANLYTLLVPAAQLFAYVRPWLVPRKNREDRVIPACLRATERCFASEFSSLVAAWTESARARMYFGDMVSALRSALTISVPDQDNLAVNGTHAHVPFKVDTIPERRKSEFACRKESLSPPFLSTDDFVGNVVLMFKEDRFINAEPPRAVVAEVTKDGTFQLHSSLGFSLWASEHTVFVPPLYLSGDLLHAEASEPSLNVPTVGVPVLISWARSVIARRDHWSATAASYGNCVRKNHPLDHALSDRASDEVLLTNALLAPWAVRVALNATAVMARKVRGASGHREASSLSSNSTVVPRDSNDKARTQVFFGRLCLMKCGDPIGASACSYATVHSPEFAEAFGCPKHREPSEHHPCTDILSSLAATLASISSIPSNDSLT